One Thermococcus kodakarensis KOD1 genomic window carries:
- the flaB3 gene encoding flagellin B3, whose amino-acid sequence MRFLKKRGAVGIGTLIVFIAMVLVAAVAAAVLINTSGYLQQKSQSTGRQTTEEVASGIKVTSIVGYAPYDDSNKVYKPISKLAIYVSPNAGSAGIDMKKVRVILSDGSIEAVLKYDNSDADSDGTLDKDVFAVGMPDNVFEDDTGTTAYDGDQYITWSELNDKTFGIIVVQDSDGSLKPLTPTLNKGDIAIIAVRVGNYYVDSNGNLQAYSPTPDGVFGEGIKPNTHITGQVVPEHGAPGVIDFTTPSTYTQSVMELQ is encoded by the coding sequence ATGAGGTTCCTTAAGAAGCGTGGTGCGGTTGGTATTGGAACTTTGATAGTGTTCATCGCCATGGTGCTCGTTGCGGCAGTTGCCGCGGCAGTGCTCATCAACACCAGCGGCTACCTCCAGCAGAAGAGCCAGAGCACTGGAAGGCAAACCACCGAGGAGGTAGCCAGCGGAATAAAGGTAACGAGCATCGTTGGCTATGCACCATACGACGATAGCAACAAGGTGTACAAGCCAATAAGCAAGCTTGCCATCTACGTCAGCCCGAACGCCGGAAGTGCCGGCATCGACATGAAGAAGGTCAGGGTAATACTCAGCGACGGCAGTATCGAGGCCGTGTTGAAGTATGACAATTCGGACGCTGACAGTGATGGAACGCTTGACAAAGACGTCTTCGCCGTCGGCATGCCCGACAACGTGTTTGAGGATGACACCGGCACAACGGCCTACGATGGCGATCAGTACATCACCTGGAGCGAACTCAACGACAAGACCTTCGGCATCATAGTCGTCCAGGACAGCGACGGCTCCCTCAAGCCGCTCACCCCGACCCTCAACAAGGGTGACATCGCCATAATCGCCGTCAGGGTTGGCAATTATTACGTTGACAGCAACGGTAACCTCCAGGCATACTCACCCACACCAGATGGCGTCTTCGGCGAAGGCATCAAGCCCAACACCCACATAACCGGCCAGGTCGTTCCGGAGCACGGTGCCCCTGGCGTCATTGACTTCACCACACCGTCAACCTATACCCAGAGCGTCATGGAGCTCCAGTGA
- a CDS encoding class I SAM-dependent methyltransferase, translating into MPTSLVRAVDTNLDLMTEMSLFFIISLGVKRGIFSALSKRPSLSRFMDEVRIPNRRLLSRFLATLDRLGMVKTTNDHIELAEFSHNLVVAAERYGALVSDWASVLEEIYKMADYAFITPTHPQILMDFDKDADFWDMRMSTSFSNLYRRAIAEVAEIKPGMSVLDIGCGSVSPSYFGRLVGYNGFYLGLDYSYALLDIARARIAGEALPVVLKEIDATIIRPVNSYDVVIMSFVLEYIQNRKRAIKNALEGLREGGKLVIVDPFRDRFKYVPALEFFEALNKDFVGFPSVSEIEGIVSSLNFKVSVRSPSRSVLLLEKL; encoded by the coding sequence ATGCCCACCTCCCTAGTTCGCGCCGTCGATACCAACCTAGACCTTATGACCGAGATGTCCCTATTTTTTATAATCTCCCTTGGGGTAAAGCGCGGTATTTTTTCAGCGCTTTCAAAGCGGCCGTCCCTTTCAAGGTTCATGGACGAAGTTAGGATCCCAAACAGAAGGCTCCTTTCCCGCTTTCTGGCGACCCTCGACAGACTGGGCATGGTCAAAACGACCAACGATCACATTGAGCTGGCGGAATTCTCTCACAACCTTGTCGTTGCGGCAGAACGGTACGGTGCCCTGGTTTCAGACTGGGCATCCGTTCTTGAGGAGATATACAAGATGGCTGACTACGCTTTCATAACCCCCACTCATCCCCAGATCCTTATGGACTTCGATAAGGACGCCGACTTCTGGGACATGAGAATGAGCACCTCATTTTCCAACCTCTATCGTAGGGCTATAGCCGAAGTTGCAGAGATAAAACCTGGCATGTCGGTCCTGGATATCGGCTGTGGGTCGGTTTCTCCCTCTTATTTCGGCAGGCTCGTTGGCTACAACGGCTTTTATCTGGGTTTGGATTACTCTTATGCCCTCCTGGACATAGCCCGGGCCAGAATCGCGGGCGAGGCCCTCCCCGTTGTCCTCAAGGAGATTGATGCTACCATTATACGCCCGGTGAACTCTTACGACGTTGTGATAATGAGCTTTGTCCTTGAGTACATCCAGAACAGGAAAAGGGCCATAAAAAACGCCCTTGAGGGCCTCAGGGAAGGGGGAAAGCTCGTTATCGTTGATCCCTTCCGGGACAGGTTTAAGTACGTCCCAGCGCTGGAGTTTTTTGAGGCTCTTAACAAGGACTTTGTAGGGTTTCCCTCGGTTTCAGAGATAGAGGGGATAGTTTCCAGTTTGAACTTCAAAGTGAGTGTAAGGTCTCCGAGCAGGAGCGTTCTTCTTCTGGAAAAATTATGA
- the flaB1 gene encoding flagellin B1: MKTRTRKGAVGIGTLIVFIAMVLVAAVAAAVLINTSGYLQQKSQATGRETTQEVASGIKVERVVGKTDLPYTNIGSDSTELDYIRQLAIYVSPNAGSSGIDLSNTKVILSNGEKEAVLKYAGGPDDDYDAFTKGVQNDIFDLYFKYSSDGTNWNNEHSGLAAWKNLYYTGTNHDPAKNFGIIVIQDADNSLTEDYPTLNKGDLVVLTVLVGSLEEYTGNPSNDDNAVYETGGAKYDYIDVNGNSDTTDTIQGVFGEGIPAGTKITGEVVPEFGAPGVIEFTTPSTYTEAVMELQ, translated from the coding sequence ATGAAGACCAGAACAAGGAAAGGTGCGGTTGGTATTGGAACCCTGATTGTTTTCATAGCCATGGTTCTAGTGGCGGCAGTGGCCGCGGCAGTGCTGATCAACACGAGCGGCTACCTGCAGCAGAAGAGCCAGGCTACTGGAAGAGAGACCACCCAGGAAGTAGCCAGCGGAATAAAGGTCGAGAGAGTCGTCGGTAAGACAGACCTCCCGTATACCAACATTGGATCCGATTCAACGGAGCTTGATTACATAAGGCAGCTCGCCATCTACGTCAGCCCGAACGCCGGAAGCTCGGGAATCGACCTCAGCAACACCAAGGTCATTCTCAGCAACGGTGAGAAGGAGGCCGTTCTCAAGTACGCTGGTGGACCGGATGATGATTACGACGCATTCACCAAGGGCGTCCAGAACGACATTTTTGACCTGTACTTTAAGTATTCATCAGATGGTACCAACTGGAATAATGAGCACAGTGGTCTCGCCGCTTGGAAGAACCTCTACTACACGGGTACCAACCACGACCCGGCCAAGAACTTCGGTATCATCGTCATCCAGGACGCCGACAACAGCCTCACCGAAGACTACCCGACCCTCAACAAGGGCGACCTCGTAGTCCTCACGGTCCTCGTTGGAAGCCTTGAGGAGTACACAGGTAATCCTTCAAATGACGACAATGCTGTCTACGAAACTGGTGGCGCCAAGTACGACTACATTGACGTTAATGGCAATAGCGATACTACTGATACCATACAGGGCGTCTTCGGCGAGGGAATCCCCGCCGGTACCAAGATCACCGGTGAGGTCGTTCCGGAGTTCGGCGCTCCTGGCGTCATCGAGTTCACCACCCCGAGCACCTACACTGAGGCCGTTATGGAGCTCCAGTGA
- a CDS encoding PQQ-binding-like beta-propeller repeat protein — MGKVKGVSALLLIIAMLTLPAVSSSENPVLWKGSVCSDVQYQKSIEAVAIANTTVYAACSYRQVANSSGLIGVYYLGTLYAYSLNGSKLWENASGYVVKLHPIDGGVLAGSLGGLILFDNSSRILSVANTMGKLYDFTVKDGVIYAAGGDYFISGPNSSVTYRGSLYAVNLGKNLTFIWNVSVDDMLSRVRVGKGVIYASSGFPSGYSFSHQFGSLYAFSLDGRPLWNITLGHWVRDMEVWNGSALLGTGFDNSRGEIYLVSPNGEVLMKGSAFYVEDILVVGDTAYVSGYNGQNGSVMSLKLPSGQVIWEQELPYRAKVMAYSDGLLLVGVGKFEQKTENGTTYIYSVGSLYALDPESGEVVGSVSNTGYVRSIAVLGDRAVVGTASSEFYVIDVSALKGKNGTCGPAGIVLLAVLFGLLIKRL, encoded by the coding sequence ATGGGAAAGGTAAAGGGTGTTTCAGCGCTGTTGCTAATCATCGCAATGCTGACTCTCCCTGCCGTTTCAAGCTCGGAAAACCCAGTGCTGTGGAAGGGTTCGGTGTGCAGTGATGTCCAGTATCAGAAGAGCATTGAGGCCGTGGCGATTGCCAACACTACTGTCTACGCTGCCTGCTCCTACCGCCAGGTCGCGAACTCCTCGGGGCTGATAGGGGTGTACTACCTTGGTACGCTCTATGCGTATTCCTTAAACGGCTCAAAGCTGTGGGAGAATGCTTCCGGCTACGTTGTCAAGCTCCATCCAATCGATGGGGGTGTTCTCGCGGGCAGTCTGGGTGGATTGATACTCTTTGACAACTCCAGCAGAATCCTCTCCGTGGCCAACACCATGGGCAAGCTCTACGACTTCACGGTTAAAGATGGCGTCATCTATGCAGCCGGCGGTGACTACTTTATATCCGGCCCGAACTCTTCGGTAACCTACAGGGGCAGTCTCTACGCCGTTAACCTTGGAAAAAATCTAACTTTTATATGGAACGTCTCCGTTGACGACATGCTCTCGAGGGTGAGGGTTGGAAAGGGGGTCATCTATGCCTCCTCGGGGTTCCCATCGGGGTATTCTTTCTCGCACCAGTTTGGGTCGCTCTACGCGTTCTCCCTCGATGGAAGGCCCCTATGGAACATAACCCTCGGCCACTGGGTCAGGGACATGGAGGTGTGGAACGGCAGTGCGCTCCTGGGAACGGGCTTTGACAATTCAAGGGGCGAGATTTATCTGGTGTCCCCCAATGGAGAAGTACTGATGAAGGGGAGTGCCTTCTATGTGGAGGACATCCTCGTGGTTGGGGACACCGCTTATGTCTCGGGGTACAATGGGCAAAACGGCAGTGTGATGTCCTTGAAGCTTCCGTCGGGCCAGGTGATCTGGGAGCAAGAGCTTCCATATAGGGCCAAAGTGATGGCCTACTCAGACGGTCTCCTCCTGGTTGGCGTGGGTAAGTTTGAGCAGAAGACCGAGAACGGTACAACGTACATCTACAGCGTCGGTTCCCTCTATGCTCTTGACCCAGAGAGCGGAGAAGTCGTTGGAAGTGTCTCTAACACCGGCTATGTAAGGAGCATCGCAGTTCTCGGTGACAGAGCTGTTGTTGGGACTGCCAGTTCGGAGTTCTACGTGATTGACGTCAGTGCCCTCAAGGGCAAAAATGGAACGTGTGGGCCGGCGGGTATAGTCCTGCTGGCTGTACTATTTGGGCTTCTGATTAAGAGACTTTGA
- a CDS encoding PH0542 domain-containing protein encodes MEKELDLREVLATGEQIQEIIARAIIDREFLKEVISLLDDDLWTVQKNALRVISAIMEEIPSLQEALVTKLMVMVRKSEAVPLTQEIARTFGLLARINPEEVRKVVPIIFANYRLGDPKIKINMTYVLEEIMRANPSLLSGVFKDIGILLTSKNNADKLAALNFIAALGDNGLKYVTPFLPKLFALLNDKDEVVRASAVETLEKLAEKNKKLRAIVIEKLKEMKDPSDLVKHKVEEALSRLLLLEKE; translated from the coding sequence ATGGAAAAAGAGCTGGACCTCAGGGAGGTCCTAGCAACAGGAGAACAGATACAGGAGATAATAGCACGGGCCATCATCGACAGAGAGTTCCTCAAAGAGGTAATCAGTCTCCTCGACGATGATCTCTGGACGGTTCAGAAAAACGCACTCAGAGTTATTTCTGCAATAATGGAGGAAATACCCTCACTCCAGGAAGCCCTTGTTACGAAACTAATGGTCATGGTTCGGAAGAGTGAGGCCGTTCCACTAACTCAGGAAATAGCAAGAACATTCGGCTTACTGGCAAGGATTAACCCCGAGGAAGTCAGAAAAGTTGTGCCGATAATCTTCGCAAACTACCGCCTTGGTGATCCAAAGATTAAGATAAACATGACTTACGTGCTTGAAGAAATCATGAGGGCAAACCCATCACTCCTCAGCGGAGTTTTCAAAGACATAGGAATATTGCTCACATCAAAGAACAATGCAGACAAGCTCGCCGCCCTCAACTTCATCGCAGCACTTGGGGATAACGGGCTTAAGTATGTGACTCCGTTCCTTCCAAAGCTCTTTGCGCTCCTAAATGACAAGGACGAGGTTGTTCGCGCGAGTGCAGTCGAGACCCTTGAGAAGCTGGCGGAGAAAAACAAGAAGCTTCGTGCTATAGTCATCGAAAAGCTCAAGGAAATGAAAGACCCAAGCGACCTAGTAAAGCACAAAGTCGAGGAAGCCCTCTCAAGACTCCTCCTCCTTGAGAAGGAGTGA
- a CDS encoding ribonuclease P protein component 4 — protein sequence MGKKDIRRKEQREKKRIARERVETLFTLAERVFPYSPELANRYVEIALSVQQKAKIRMPRKWKRRYCKKCHSFLVPGVNARVRLRDKPYPHVVITCLNCGNIMRYPYLREKKARRKYASKSTENGNGPDWTS from the coding sequence ATGGGGAAAAAAGACATCAGGAGAAAGGAGCAGAGGGAAAAGAAGAGGATAGCCCGCGAGAGGGTGGAAACCCTTTTCACACTCGCGGAGAGGGTCTTCCCGTATTCGCCAGAGCTGGCCAACAGGTACGTGGAAATAGCCCTTTCTGTTCAACAGAAGGCCAAGATAAGGATGCCGAGGAAATGGAAAAGGCGCTACTGCAAGAAATGCCACTCCTTCCTCGTCCCGGGTGTGAACGCGAGGGTTAGACTCAGGGACAAGCCCTATCCCCACGTCGTTATAACGTGTCTGAACTGCGGCAACATAATGCGCTATCCATACCTGAGGGAGAAGAAAGCTCGGAGGAAGTATGCCTCTAAATCAACCGAGAATGGCAACGGCCCTGACTGGACTTCCTGA
- a CDS encoding helix-turn-helix domain-containing protein has product MNSVVIEPQVLRSLHRSELRKRILMYLNEIYPSATYLSEIARVIGSDPSNVRGALVGLGNRYNNESSLVYLGLVEEISRNGFKYYRLTEYGKRVVDYLREYHRYYRRFL; this is encoded by the coding sequence ATGAACTCGGTAGTAATCGAACCACAGGTATTGCGCTCCCTTCACCGCAGCGAGCTCAGAAAGAGGATATTGATGTATCTCAATGAGATATACCCATCCGCAACTTACCTGTCCGAGATAGCTCGGGTAATCGGCTCGGACCCCTCCAACGTCCGTGGGGCGCTGGTGGGTCTTGGGAATAGGTACAACAACGAAAGCTCCCTCGTTTACCTGGGTCTTGTCGAGGAGATAAGCAGGAACGGCTTCAAGTACTACCGTCTCACAGAGTACGGCAAGAGGGTCGTGGACTACCTCAGGGAGTACCACCGCTATTATCGGCGCTTCCTGTGA